tcatttgagcccaggccaaggctgcagtgaactatgatcacactactgctctccagccttggtgacgctgtctcaaaaacaaccacCCATCCTCCCCCAAAAACCACGAGAGTctaaacaaatggtgctgagcaactgtatatccatatgcagaataatgaagTTGGAACCCTAggttgcaataaaaaaaattaactcaaaatatacCAAAGACCTAAAAGAAAGAGCTAAAaacataaaactcttagaagaaaatagggATAACTCTTTATGACTTGGGTTAGGCAATGTTTTCTTACATATAACATCCAAATCACAAGCAACTAAAGAGCAGCtaagttggacttcatcaaaattgaaaattttGTGCTCCAAAAGACACTTCTACAAAAGGgaaaaatggtagaaaatatttacaattcatgtatctgacaaagtagtacctgaaatttaaaacacttgcaacttaataataaaattacaaataagcCAATTTAGAAATTGGTAGAGGATTTGAATACAcgtttttccaaagaagatatacagatggccaataagcacaagaTGTTCAACACCActagtcattacagaaatgcaaaataaaaccacaatgagatacttcACACCACTAGGAAGACTAAATCACTAGATACAAGTGATcacaaggatatggagaaattgaaatcctctgacactgctggtgggaatagtAACATAATGTGGCTACTTTAGAAGTTTGGCAGTTCCTCGAAGTGATATATGACCCAGGAATTTCACCCCTAACTATATACCAGAGAACTGGATTATGTTGATAGAAAAACTTGTACATGGAAGTTCACAGCAATATCATTCATAATGCCATCATTCATaataaaacaactcaaatgtccaactgatgaatgtataatttaaatgtggtatatccatacaattaCCTATATTgtttagcaataaaaatgaaacactgatACATGCTAAGTCTCAAAAACAGGCTAAATGTAGAAGCTACTCACTGAAAAACAAATTGTAGAATCTTTTCTAAATGAAATGCCTGGAATGAGAAAATctatctaggctgggcatggtggctcatgcagctgtaatcccagcactttgggaggccgaggtgggcagatcacctgatatcaggagttcgagaccaacctggccaatataatgaatccccgtctctactaaaaacacaaaattagctgtgtgtggtggtgggtcacctgtaatcccagctacttggggaggctgaggcagaactgcttgaacccaggaggcagaagttgcaatgagccaagattccgcctctgcactccagcctgggcaagaacaaggctctttctcaaaaaaaaaaaaaaaaaaaaaaaagggaagaaaaaactaGAGACAAATAATACAATAGTGGCTGCTGCCTAGGACTGAGGAACTGGGGAGGAAAGCAGAGAATGACTAATAACAACAGGATTTccttttgaggtgatgaaaatgttcgaGAATTTTAagagtggtgatggttgcacaactttgaaaatataccaaaaaaagcattaaattgtacacttcaaatggTAACTTTTGGCCAGGCGTAATGGCTCCCCAAGTGGCTCTAAAacattccaccactttgggaggccgaggaggactgcttgagaccagcctgggcaataaagcaagacctcatctctttaaaaaaaaaaaaaaaaaaaaaaaaaaggccaggcgcggtggctcacgcctgtaatcccagcactttgggaggccaaggcgggtggatcacgaggtcaagagatcgagaccatcctggtcaacacggtgaaaccccgtctctactaaaaatacaaaaaaattagctgggcatggtggcgtgtgcctgtaatcccagctactcaggaggctgaggcaggagaattgcctgaacccaggaggtggaggttgcggtgagccgagatcgtgccattgcactccagcctgggtaacaagagcgaaactccgtctcaaaaaaaaaaaaaaaattaaaattaaaagtgcatggtgacacacatagtaatcccagctactgagcagactgaagtgggaagatttcttgatcccaggagttagaggctgcagtgagccatgattgtgccactgcactccaacacaagaccctgtctttttaaaaagggtgacatctatctaaaaaaaaaaaaaaaaagtttaaaacaaaaagaggaaatcaaaggaGGGAAGAGTGATAGGGAGAGTTCTTTCTGTGCATGTTCTATCCTAAATAGGGCTGTTAAAAAGAGATCTCAATCAAGCacaaagaataatcaaatagcaAATTGGTAACATTACATATTTAAACTTCTTTACCAAAATGACTGAAATATacttttgctaattttaaaatctagGGACTATCATCCAAACTAAATCCTGAAATTTAAAGTTACTCTTCTTTTTGAGAATTGTTAAATACTCAAGGAACAAACCCTCAAATCctttaatctttataaaaattgTAGATCCCTCTGCCAGTTTAAGGTAACAAAATTTAATACAGCAACAAGGACAAATGTGTATTTCAAAGGTTTTCCAAAGAAATTCGTCACAGCTTTGCAGGCATACATGCCTGttcggtattttaaaaattttctatttctttttactgtcCTTGGTTTGCCTAAATCTTTATGCTTGAGTACTCTGCAAACACTTCTCAAACACAAAGTAACTCCTGAGTTTAGAGCATCATCATTTTCCTTAAGCAAGAGAGAGGCATGACCTCAACTCACCATTTTCAAAGATGGAATAAGCCTTTAAAATAACCATTACAGTCCAAAAtccatatatttactttttattgaatttgttaATGTTACAGAGTTCTTGCACTGCCAAACCATGCCTGAGAATTCAAACAAATGGTACAATGGACAGCCTCATCCACCCATCATACAGTATATTAAAACTTGATTCATgtacattttgatattttcacaatcttttaaaaagttgtaacaAAGAGTTGGAATTTAAATCTGCTGCGGGTACAGTATGCTTTTACATAACACCTCCACTTAGTCATCTCTGTTCATTCTTCAGTAACATAACCCCCAACAAAATTTTGCTgggaaaaaatacatactttCAGGGAAAATACACAGTTCAGTAATGAAGAGacttttttaaggtttttggtTCCCAAATGAAGTCTTCAGTTTACCAAGAATCCCATTTCTGATTTAATCATCCAACCTCCCCTTGGCTGGCTCAGCCACTCACTCAAATACATTAGAAGGCAGGCATCCTGCCTGCCACCTCAAATGCCAACATTATTGCCCAGACATGGGTGGCAGGTCCCATCAGGAGATACTGTAATCACCCTTGGAGTCCAATTCCTGCACGGACACTTTCATCAAGACTAAACTCCTATCCAAAAATGCTCCCACATCAAAATAGTTTTACTCACCCACTTGCTTCACTCTTGCCAGTAGCAAGTCTGCAACTCATGCATTTGGCAAAGGGATTTATTATAGAGAAACCCAGACTCTGCATCAAGTAGTCAGATTACCACTTTCAGATATTTCTATTGAAAGATACAAAACTAGGAAACTGCCAGACTATCTCATTAGGTGGACACTCCTCTGTAATTCTGGGTAGCTTCCTCAGGTCCCTTTAAAGGACCAAAAACTATGATTAATAGGTATTTTAAGCTGTAACTATTAAAAACAGAAGTGCTACATCACCTGTCTTTCGCCCTGACTCTCCAAAGGAACATAAAGACACACCAAATGGTTGAAAACAGAGCTAGCTGGGACAATCACTGCATCTATGAACAGCCAATACCTTGCAAATTTGGGCACAAGTATATGAGGAATTCTTATCAAAGATCATGCACAATCCATGACACTTAAATGGGTTTTAGCTGAGGTTTTGCTCACATTGCTCTGAATTTGTAAGAACGATCAGTGAACCTCTTAGCCTCAGCAGAAAGCGCATTCTTCCCACTGCAGTTTACTATACAATTTAGACCTGATTAGACGAGGCATTAGCAGCACCTGAAGTTGAGCCTCCAGCATCCACTGCCCTTTACATGAAAGGCTATTTGGTTCCACCCTCAGGACTGGCATTCCCACGAGACATTCGACAATCCTAATGCATACTTCAGGTTACTCAACAGGGCAATATGCTGTCAAAGAACGTATTTCAAGTCAAAGCAAAAAAGGCCTTAAtgtagaacagaaacaaaacaaaatgcactccccaaataaaaaaattaccagaaaACCCCACAAGATTATTCTTTCCCTTACCCCTTCCCCATTTGGTGGACCCCAGTTTGGTTGAATTTATTTTGTGGTTTCTTCAGAATGCAACTAAAATTTAAACTACAAATCATGGCCCTACACAGATGATCTGAACATATCAGTTCTTTTCAGTGGTGTGTTCCAGGAAGTCTAACATAGCCACAGCCTACTACAGAGAGTACTCCTTAAGGGTAGGGCACAGGACAGGTTAATTAAGGTCACTTAAATCTTCATCTTTTACAGCAGATCAGAACCCAGATGGCTGACTTTTTATGCAGGATTTCTGATAAAAATCCAGTAGAGCTGGTTTGAAGGTTCACATCGACATTTAATAGTTGTTGTAAGCTTCTTATCCAGAAGTTGTGATCCACACGAAGTCCACAATGAGTGCAGCAAATCTGAGGTAGTCAACCCTTATGAAGGCTCAGTATCTGAACataaaaagattttgaaatgaCCACTGGCTgcaggttttggttttttgtatttGCAGAGTAAATATGAAAGAACACTGTTGAAACTAGTTCACACATTTATGTAACAATGAAAATTCCCCTAAATCCAATATGCATAGAGCAGTCGTGACACTTTTTAACTTCCATAGTGCCATGGGGCCGGTCATGAAACTCAGTGGTCTCTAACGGTGTCTGTAGATCCAGCAGAGATCAGATGATGAATGGCTGTTGGTGGTGGTTAGCTGTAGTTTAGTTACCTCAGAAGGGTTAGCAAAGCCCATTCCTTAATTGTACTGTGAGTGGCTGCTTTTCTGATTTTCAAGCACAGCATACTGGTTGTCTAGCTGAAGTTTAAGGGCCTGGTTTtttgaaacctcatccctacctCTATTTTTGTGTCTTACTACTTCAAAGctcttctccatttctttatccctaagggaaaagaaatgtaatcagtaaatatttcttcttcactagggtttttgaaaatattcgtccttgaatttaaaaaaaagagccgCCCTTAGAAGAATGCTGGGGAGGGGTAGGAGTAAAGGCATATATAAAATCTTTATCAAACCATTTTAAGGCTTCAATTAGAACAAAAAACACCGAACACTGTACTGAAGCTCTAGGGTCCTATCGTCTACTGAACAGTTAACTGTGCCCCTATTTCAGGACAATTTTGAAGAAAACTGTTAAAAGCTGTGTAATGACATTCCTCCTAAGACTTTCACTTTTAGTGAGtaatagataatagataataCATTTCTCTCTTTATGCACACGGATAACGATTTTCTCATTCAAGTAAATTCCACTCATTAGTCAATGATTTCTCCTCACATCGATTTTGTGGGAGTGGATCTGATTAGGTCAGGTAAAGAAACTTGAGTGTGGTGAATCACTGCCCTCCCAAGATCccttatacattttttaagacagagcagAGGAGCAAGTCCATGTGGAGGTTtaaattcaagccagctgtgCTCTCAAAATGGCGAAAAGGCTGGGATTTATTCTAAAAGCCACCCCAAAAAACATTTCCATCTGATGTCATTTacatttcttcccattttatttatgttttaaaattcatgtccCTAAGTAAGATGTAGATGTGCCATATGTAGTCATTTAATTCCAGGTAGCATTCATTTTAAGTACCTGCtgaaataagattattttaatattagattTATAAATGCCAACATCTTCTGTCTATAGTCACATAAACTGGGAATACAATTAAACAGCacttttatatttctagtttCCATATTATAAGGCACAAAAGCCACTTATAAAAGAATTAACTACACTGAAACTTGTCATTGCTAAAAAACATAAACCCGGGTTAAGAGAAACTTTTGCAGACAGCAGACAAAGTCGGTCTCCAGCTTTCTttgtcctcccctttcctcccctctagGCATATAAAGTCCCACCCTGATTCTCAGTTGCCTGTGAGGCGAAGCCCAGGCTTTACTAGTTAAGTAGTCTTCCTTGGGGGGGTATGCACATCCCCTACACCCCACTCTGTGGCCAAGGAATGGACACCCCAAACAAAACGCAGTAATTATAGTACTTACTTCCGGCTTTCTACATGCTTGGCAGTTGACTGCAGGGATGGGAACTGTGTATCGCTGTAAATTTCTGGTGGTCCTTGTGGTGTTTTCCTTGTTGTGGTTAACCTGGCCCCAGGAGGCCTATATACACCACTAGTCATTGCCGGTTCTGGGGTTTCTGtaactaatattttataataatttagatACACTATTCAAATGCTCAGCATTTTAATAAGCTATTCTTGCATTCCCAATCATTTAACAAATAACCTGATTATAAGAAGGGTGTCTGGGTCAGACAACAGACGAAAAGTTATTTGAGAAAATGTCTCAAagtaaaaacaggccaggcacagtggctcatgcctgtaattcaagcactctgggaggcagaggtgggcaggttacctgaggtcaggagttcaagaccagcttacccaacatggtgaagccccaactccactaaaaatacaaaaaaattagccagacgtgatggcggacacctataatcccagctacttggtgggctgaggcaggagaattgctgtaacctgggaggcggaggttgcagtaagcccagactgagccactgcactccagtctgggcaaaaagagcaaaactctatcccaacaacaaaaaggtgaaaactttgtatttttctaggGTAGTACTCTAAATCCGCTTCCATGTACAACTTTAGTAATCTATGTAAATGCTGAGTTCCACACGCTAAATTACTGGAAATGAGAAAGGAATCTGCTGAACCTGGATGACTGGTCTCATCAGTCATCCAGTTATAGCAGCCCTATGTCAGAATAGGACCACTTCAGTCCACAATTTACCTACTGGTAAATATGAATTACTTCTTTACCTGATTGGTGGACTGGTAACGATGCCACATGTAAagaatttatttaatgaaatgcCAGTGTGGTTATTTTTTAAGACGCTaaccagggccaggtgcagtggctcactcctgtaatcccagcactttgggaggccaaggcgggcagattgcttgaggtcaaagccggcctggccaacacagtgaaaccccttctttacgaaaattacaaagaattagcagggcatgatggtgcatgcctgtaatcccagctacttgggaggttgaggcagaagaatcacttgaacctgggaggtggaggctgcagcactGCAGTGACCgcagattgtgccaatgcactccagcctgggcaagagagtgagactttgtctcaaaaaaaaaaaaaaaataatctagctgagcacagtggctcatgcctgtaatcccagcactatggaaggccagggtgggcaggtcacttaaaGTAAGAAGCCAGacccatctcaaataaaacaaaaagattctaaagatgatttaaaaacataggactggatgtggtggctcacacctgtattcccagcactttgggaggctaaggtgggaggactgcttgagccctggagttggagacaagcctgagcaacatagtgagatctcgtgtctacaataaaataaacaggTGGTTTGCCCCGGTAGTCTACTTGGAAGTccagggtgggaggatgacttgatcCCAAGCAGCTGAGGgtctgcaatgagccatgatcgcaccattgcactccaatctgggccacagagcaagactcttgtctctaaaaaatataaaaataaaaatctaaaatcaaaacatggctggacacaatggctcaggcctgtaacctcAGCTCTTTGTGAGATGGAGGCAAAAGAATCCTTTGaggcccaggaggtagagacctGCCTGTCACTatgtcaacatagtgaaaatctGTCACTACAAATAAatgagccaggtacagtggtgcatatctgtagccCCACctacagagcgagaccccgtgTCTCTCTAAGAATATCCTTAATTATTTCACTATCTTCCACCTCATCAATAGATTTTACGActctacttcttttttatttccttagagAAACATGagtaaaacaggaaaaaacaaagctgaGCAGCCCAAGGTCTTCCCTCATGGCTAACATTCCAGCTTTTTCCTATCTTTTTCCATGCTCAATATGGATTCAAACAGTGTTATATACATGTTTTTCACTTactgaaaacatttcaaatacGCATCTATGTGATTATTTACAAGACCACTGACAGAATAAATagacaaaaacatacacacagcAAAAACTGGAgagatttaaaatgttaacatatagTAGTTATCTGTGATTTCTGGATAGCAAGATTTGGAGTGATCTGTTATTCTTTACACTATTCTGAATAAAATAATGGGTACATTTCTTTAAAGTGGTGCTTCTTAAACTTTCATTGCCCTAAGGAGACCTTCCAGACAGCTGTTTCCTAACTGCCCCTATTCCATGAAATTCTAATACTGTAGATATACTATACATCTCTTTATGCACTTTGGTCTTCTCGTGGGCCACAAACAACTGTTAAGGTTGAGATTCCTTCAGCCTGAAAGAAGCAACTTTTACTCCCTTGAGAATGATAAAATTGACTTGCATCTTTTCCCTGAAgactttggaggaaaaaaaaaatgcatgataaAATCAGCTCTACTGAGAATTCATGCTTCAAGAAAGAGGAAAGTCaaataggaaatgaaaaagacaaagcgCAAGTGAAAAACAAGGGCCCCAATATTCCTTACTCagctatcaaaaatattttaaaatacaggaggctgaggcaggagaattgcttgaacccaggaggcagagatggcagtgagctgagattgcgccactgcactccagcctggggcctggagacagagtgagactctgtctcaaaaaaaaaaaggaaaaaaaataattttttttttaataataaaagctttaGGAATTTCCTATCATGAAAACCTTGAGTTAAACCCAACCCTTGGTAATTAATactaaaaatcctaaataaaaagcTTACTTTGTATTCtaataaattaaaatcttttcCTTACCTTTCCCTTAGCAAAGTAgttaatatttaaagagaaaattggaATAAATGCTCAAATAAATTTCAACAAATAAAACTGGAATTGACTAGTCTATctacatataaattttacaacAGCATATAGTACAAAAGTATGTCTTTTAACTTTCAGATTCCTTTTATTTAGGATTTCAAAGTCTTTTAACATCCCACTCTACCAAGAATGAAAAGGAGCGTCTCCTCCACATTCCGCCACAA
This genomic stretch from Callithrix jacchus isolate 240 chromosome 17, calJac240_pri, whole genome shotgun sequence harbors:
- the CDV3 gene encoding protein CDV3 homolog isoform X7 → MQISEKEEDDNEKRQDPGDNWEEGGGGGGGMEKSSGPWNKTAPVQAPPAPVIVTETPEPAMTSGVYRPPGARLTTTRKTPQGPPEIYSDTQFPSLQSTAKHVESRKDKEMEKSFEVVRHKNRGRDEVSKNQALKLQLDNQYAVLENQKSSHSQYN
- the CDV3 gene encoding protein CDV3 homolog isoform X8, whose amino-acid sequence is MQISEKEEDDNEKRQDPGDNWEEGGGGGGGMEKSSGPWNKTAPVQAPPAPVIVTETPEPAMTSGVYRPPGARLTTTRKTPQGPPEIYSDTQFPSLQSTAKHVESRNRYLK